The genomic region TCGACGAAGGTCTGATCACGTCGAACCCGGCGACCAGGCGACGCGGGCGGGGCAAGCGTGCGGGCCGCTCTCGTGACAGAGGCCCGGAGAAGGTCGTCACCGATCCGCTCGGCGTCCTGCTCACCGCCGAACGGGCAGCCCTGCTGTCCGGCCGCGACGACGAGTTCGTCGCCGTGGTGCTCAAGGGATACACCGGCATGCGCTGGGGCGAAGTCGTCGGCCTGGAGACAGAGTTCGTTCGCGCCGGATCCGTCCGTGTCGAGTGGCAGCTTTACGAGCTCGACTCGGGTGAGATGGTGCGCTGCCCGCCCAAGGACGACAGCTATCGCACCCTCGACTCGATGGACTGGCTGTCCGCCCTGGTCGCCAACCACATCGCCCGAACGAAGCCGACACCTTGCCCCTGCCACGGCAGGACCTACGTCTTCCGTGGCCAAGGCGCGGCTCGTACCGGAGGGCACCAGGGCGCGAAGCTCGTCGACGTCGCACGCCGGGCTGAGGTCTCCACGGGAACGGTGTCCAACGTCCTCAACCACCCTGACCGCGTCGCCGACGCCACCCGCACACGGGTGGAGAGGGCCGTCAACGACCTCGGGTTCGTGCGTGGCGGAGTCGTGGCGGAACATGCGGCGCACTGGCGCAGGAACGGCTTCGGGACCTGGCTGTTCACCCCGGCGGTGTCAGGCTGGTACCCGAAGAAGGCCCCGCAGGAAGCGCGCCCCGTCCCCCTGCTCGGCGAGCCGTGGCCCGGCGTCCCCGTACGGGGACGCGGCGCCGGCAACCGGGCCGACGCCTGCTGGCTCCCGGTCGCGAAGGGCCTCACGCCTCACGGACTGCGCCACACCCACAGGACCGTGATGGAGGACCTCGGCACCGAGAAGGTCCTGATGGACCAGCGCATGGGCCACATTGACGGCTCTGTGTCGGCGCGTTATGCCCACGTCACGCCGGGCATGCGCAAGCGGCTGATGGCCGGGATGACAGAGCAGTGGGAGGCAGCTCTCGACTCGCGGCTGGCCATGTGTCCCACATCATCGGTGCGCGTGCTCCGCGACCTTCTGCACGTACGCAGGCAAGCACGCGGCCTGGAGTAACACCGGTAGCGAGTTACGCCTGTGCCCCACGGGGGTGCAGGCGTACGAGCGCTTCGTCGTCGCTCGAAGGGATGGGCCTACCCACCGATCCTGACCACGCCGACGGAACCTGGGGCGCTTGCTAGATTCCGCCTGGTGGTTTTGGTGAATCGGCGGGCGCTGGTGCCAGCAGACCTGGCTCAATAGACGCATGGAAATGGGTGAGCACTGGGCGTATCGCGTGAGGCCGAAGGACCTGGGCAGCGCGGTTCACCAGGTAGAGATTGTTCGTGTCGGCGGCCCCGGCAGGACGGGCGGGGTCCACGTGCGGTTCCTTGACGGTGACGCCGCCGGGCTACAGGAATGGGTCAACCCCACGTGCCTCGTGGGTCCGTGGGCGGAGGCCGAAGAGTTCCACGCGGACGACGCGGCGGAGTTGGCGTTGGCCGAGGCGTCGCGACACGTGAGGGGCAGCGCGGAGTTCGAGGCCGCGCGGCTGATCCTCGGGTTCGTCAGACCGAAGAGCAAACTGCGCCTGCGGCGAGGCGTCCAGGACGCCGGCATCCTGGACATGGGCCGACTGGATGAGACCGCACCGCTCGTCGGTATGGACCCTGCGAAACTGCGGGACGATCCTGCGGTCCACGAGAACCGCGACGGCCACTGCCTTGCAGGTTGGCCAGTCACTGAACGTCTCGCCCGCCATGTGGCCGAACGTCTCGCCGACACGATCCTGCCGGAGGTGGACCGCAAACAGCAGAGCCTTGAGCAGGAACGCGCCCAGGGTTCTTGGTACTCCTCCTACAGCCGTCGCGATGACCGCAAGCTGGACGCCGAAGCGACCGTCCTGAGGACCGTGCGGGCCTGGTGCGGCGAGGACAAGTCTGAGCGCTATGACGAACTGGTCGCCCTGCGGGCGGAGGTCATCCGGCTCGGGAAACTGGTCGAGCGGGCGGTGACGACCCTACGTGACCGCGGACACGGCTTCATCGCCTCCACCATTGAGCGCGAGCTGGGCGTCCATATCTCCAGCCTTGATCCAGACGTTCGTCGCTGAAGTCGTGCCGCCGGTCCGGCTCCGGCTTGGGTGACGCGACTTCCACCTGAGGCTTCTCCACCGACTCCACTTTCTCGGGACGCTGCGGGTGCCAGCCGTCGAGGAACGGCCGCATCTGGTCGCCCGTCGGCTGCGCATGGAAGCCGTGGCCGGTAAGTCCCCTGCCGCGCGCAGTGGGGTCGAGCCGCTCGGCCTCGGCCTTCCCCCACGCCGACCACTCCCGCAGCCTTTCGGCGTCGAGGCCGTCGCTCGACGTGGCAGCGGCCTTGTCCAGCGCTGAGCAGAAATCCCTGATCTCCCCCGCAGTCCGCCAGTGCTCCAAGGCCGTACTGAAGAGCTCGACCCGCACCGCGTCCACGGCCTTGATCGTCGCGACGCTGACAGCGGCCTCCCACTCCTGCTGCCTGCGCTGCATCTCCTCCGCTTCCTGTAGGCGGCGCTCTCTCTCCTCCCGCTCCCGCTCCTCACGCAGTCGCAGTTGCTCCGCTTCCCGCTCCTCCCGCAGCCGCCGCTGCTGAGCCTCGCGTTCCAACCGAGCCCGTTCCTCCTCTTCGGCGTGTGCCTTGAGCGCGCGGAATACCGAACCGATCTGGTCCTCCAGCGACTTCTTGGCGGTGTCGGCCCAGTCCTTCTTCCATCCGGATCCGTAGCCCGACTGCTGGCTGAGATGCAGTTCCAGCTCGCCGGACGGCTCGGACCGGTTCGCCGGAGCAACCCGCTGCCAGTCGTATGTACGCCGGCCCGGTTGCTTGGGCACGTACCTGACCTGCTTCTGCCGCTCGCGGAAGCTGACCTCGTACGTCCTGCCGTGGACCGTCAGCAGGGGGCGCGCCTGCCTGCGCTTCTTGGACACCGCGATCTCGCCATGGCGAACGAGGGCCTGCTCGGTGAGGAGACGGAGCAGTGCGATCACCCGGGGGAGGACCTCCTCGGAGATCTCAAAGGCACTGTGGTCTGCGGTGACCGCCGCGACCACGTCCTCAACGTCGGTGATCACGCGGCTACGAGCCAGGCGAATCCGATTCCACTCGGTGTCGTCCTCGCCGGTCACCCTGAGCAGGCCGAGAACGAAATCACCCCTCTCCCGCCCCGTGTGCTTGAGGTGGTACCCCTCGGGGGCGCATTGCCGCGCAGCATCGAATGCTCGCCGGTAGCGGGCCCGCTCCCCGTCGCTCGGGTTCGGGATACGGAGGAAGCGGCCGGCCTCCTGCACTTGGGTGATCAGGGCCGCGCCAATCGAGGCCGGTGAGGGACGCGAGGGCTTCGCAGCCGCAGACGAGGGCGCTGTCTGTCGGCTGGGAGGGCCAGCCTGTGGTGTCAGCTTGGGGGCCGCCGAACGCTGCCTGCGTGGAGTCCGCTCCGGCCGGTCCGGGTGGTGCCCGTGCTCCAAGTAGAAACGTCCGTCGTTGGTGATGTCCGCCTGCCACCTCCCGCCCTGCTTCGGCATGATGATCAAGCCCCGCCCCTTGAGGGCGTGAGCGGTGGCGGCAAGTTCCGGGCTGTCTGAGGTAACAGGTTCCGTCCCCTCCCCAATGCGGGTGAGCAGGACCAGCTGGCGATCATTGAGTGGCGACCAACGGTGCATGGCACGGTCGTACCGTGTGTGCTCGCGTCAGCACAACCTGTATCAAAAAATTCGCTCAGGTTCCCTACGAGGGGTTCCTGTGGGATCAATTCGCCTGAATGCGACCTGGCGCTTGTGAGCGTGGCAGGCGCGATGCGCACGACAAGGCGTTTCACGACTTTACGCCTTCCTCGCTGTGAACCGGACCAAGACTGGGTGACCCGGTTCAAACGAAGGAAGGGAACCTTATGCAGAAGCAAGCAGTGCAAGTCGCACCCGAGGGAACCCATGGGGAGGGCAGGATCCGAGCGCATGACGCCTGGGCATTGGAACTGCCGGTACTGCTGGATGCGATGAACACACAGGCAGTCGAGATCGACCTCGGGCAGCACGGCATGCAGGCTGCATTGGCCGTCCTTCCAGACCGGATCTGCGTGCTGGTGCGCCCCGGCCTCAGCGAGCAAGAACTGTCGGTTGCCATCCGGTCGCTTCTCGCTCGATACATTCACCGTCCCTTCCCTCACCTGGTCCTCTGGCCGCAGCGAGAAGGCCAAGGTGTAGTGGTGAAGGAGCCGAGCGACGTGTTGGCGGACTTGGTGCTGGGAGACCCGCCGGACGCGACGGCCGATGTCCTCCATCTCTACAAGGATGGAAACTGGGCGCCGAAGGACGGGTGGCGGAGCGACGAAGAGGTCCTCACGGAGCTCCTGAAGCTTGCTGCCGTCGACATGAAGGGCGTAGTGGAGGACATCCCTGAGGAGATGTACCCGCTACCCGACGGGCTGGGTGCCGTCGTCTCCGCCGGCTACGACAGTGAAGGGCTGGCACACCCGCTGGTGTTCCTTCGAGGTGACCTGGCCGTCGGCCTGCGCGTCGATCTCCTCGGCTTCTGCCTCGCGCTGGCCGCCGGTACCGAGCACGAGGGCCGGGAGCCGGACGAGAACGGTTTGTTCTATGTCGGCACGGATGCGGGACCGGTGTGTGGCCCGGGGACAGCGCTCCTCGGCGCTCTCATGGTCCAGCGCTTGGGGCGGCGTCCGGGAGACTGCGCTTTCAGACTCCTCGACCCGCCGGAGGATTCCGCCCCCGGGGTGGAGTCCGCTGCTTGACCGCGGGGAGGCTCCGCCGGGCGTCCGTCCCGTAAGTGTCGCGTCGAGGTTCTGCTCGGCAGGCTCAATCGCGGCTCCCTGGGAGCCGGATCCTGAGATCGGCTCCCAAACGGCTCCCAAGACGCCCCCGGAAACCACTCAGGGGCCTGATCCACTAAGTGGATCAGGCCCCTGACCTGGTGTTTCAGCTGTCGGGGTGGCGGGATTTGAACCCACGACCTCTTCGTCCCGAACGAAGCGCGCTGCCAAGCTGCGCTACACCCCGATTGTCGCTCGCTGTGGCGGCGACATCGATTACTTTAGCGGACCCGAGCCCTGAGACGAAATCCGGTTTCCCCCGGGTCCCCCCACGTCAGTGCCGGGGCGCGAGTGTCAGCAGGGTCGCCTCCGGTGCGCAGGCGAAGCGCACCGGTGTGTAGCGGTTCGTTCCGCAGCCCGCTGATACGTGGAGATACGAGCGGTTGCCGCCGGCCTCGTGGGCGGAGAGGCCCTTGACCCGGTCCGTGTCGAGGTCGCAGTTGGTGACCAGCGCGCCGTAGAACGGGATGCACAGCTGCCCGCCGTGGGTGTGGCCCGCCAGGACCAGGGGGTAGCCGTCGGCCGTGAAGGCGTCCAGTGCGCGGAGGTACGGGGCGTGCACCACGGCCAGGGAGAGGTCGGCGCCCTCCTCGGGGCCGCCTGCCACCTGGGCGTACCGGTCGCGCTTGATGTGCGGGTCGTCCAGGCCGGTGAAGGCGATGTCCAGGCCGTCCAGCTTGAGGCGGCCACGGGTGTTGGTGAGGTTCACCCAGCCCGCCGCGTCGAAACCGTCGCGGAGGTCCTCCCACGGGTTGTGCACGACGCCGGTCGCCGGGGCCTTGCCGTTCAGCCCGTGCTTGCCCTGCGCCTTCTCGAAGAGGTAGCGCGCCGGGTTGCGGAACTTGGGCCCGTAGTAGTCGTTCGAGCCGAACACGTACACGCCGGGGAATTCGAGCAGCGGCCCCAGCGCGTCCAGCACCTCGGGAACGCCCTCCGGGTCGGAGAGGTTGTCCCCGGTATTGACCACGAAGTCGGGACGCAGGCCCGCGAGGGACTGGAGCCAGCGCTGTTTCTTCCGCTGGCCGCTCACCATGTGGATGTCCGAGACCTGGAGTACGCGCAGGGGCCGGGCACCCGGTGGCAGGACGGGCACGGTGACCCGTCGGAGGCGGAACGAGCGCGCCTCGAAACCGGCGGCATAGGCGATGCCGGCCACGCCAACGGCCGTGATTCCTGCGGTGACTTTGAGCGGGGTCCCATAGCGTGCGCGCATACCTCCATCGTCGCAGACAGTGGGCCGCCACAAAATCTGCGGGCGGCCCCGGGGACGTACCTGCGACACTGGGCCGCATGACCACGCTCAAGTCCAAGCTGCATGCAGAACT from Streptomyces sp. NBC_01267 harbors:
- a CDS encoding LacI family DNA-binding transcriptional regulator, with amino-acid sequence MGFAEKRGSYWRARYKTAPGKHLTVVDEQGKTIKFATKGEAQRSASEAENKYRRGDWRDPALGQETFGEYASRWYEAQDLAASTMQNYKRHIEEHLLPDFEDHALAGILRSDVDRWEKKERALYAASSVKTWRSTFHLIFEDAIDEGLITSNPATRRRGRGKRAGRSRDRGPEKVVTDPLGVLLTAERAALLSGRDDEFVAVVLKGYTGMRWGEVVGLETEFVRAGSVRVEWQLYELDSGEMVRCPPKDDSYRTLDSMDWLSALVANHIARTKPTPCPCHGRTYVFRGQGAARTGGHQGAKLVDVARRAEVSTGTVSNVLNHPDRVADATRTRVERAVNDLGFVRGGVVAEHAAHWRRNGFGTWLFTPAVSGWYPKKAPQEARPVPLLGEPWPGVPVRGRGAGNRADACWLPVAKGLTPHGLRHTHRTVMEDLGTEKVLMDQRMGHIDGSVSARYAHVTPGMRKRLMAGMTEQWEAALDSRLAMCPTSSVRVLRDLLHVRRQARGLE
- a CDS encoding PE-PGRS family protein, encoding MEMGEHWAYRVRPKDLGSAVHQVEIVRVGGPGRTGGVHVRFLDGDAAGLQEWVNPTCLVGPWAEAEEFHADDAAELALAEASRHVRGSAEFEAARLILGFVRPKSKLRLRRGVQDAGILDMGRLDETAPLVGMDPAKLRDDPAVHENRDGHCLAGWPVTERLARHVAERLADTILPEVDRKQQSLEQERAQGSWYSSYSRRDDRKLDAEATVLRTVRAWCGEDKSERYDELVALRAEVIRLGKLVERAVTTLRDRGHGFIASTIERELGVHISSLDPDVRR
- a CDS encoding metallophosphoesterase, whose amino-acid sequence is MRARYGTPLKVTAGITAVGVAGIAYAAGFEARSFRLRRVTVPVLPPGARPLRVLQVSDIHMVSGQRKKQRWLQSLAGLRPDFVVNTGDNLSDPEGVPEVLDALGPLLEFPGVYVFGSNDYYGPKFRNPARYLFEKAQGKHGLNGKAPATGVVHNPWEDLRDGFDAAGWVNLTNTRGRLKLDGLDIAFTGLDDPHIKRDRYAQVAGGPEEGADLSLAVVHAPYLRALDAFTADGYPLVLAGHTHGGQLCIPFYGALVTNCDLDTDRVKGLSAHEAGGNRSYLHVSAGCGTNRYTPVRFACAPEATLLTLAPRH